In Nanohaloarchaea archaeon SW_7_43_1, a single window of DNA contains:
- the secY gene encoding preprotein translocase subunit SecY, translating into MSALLQAASYLPSVEEPDKEQTLKQMLTWTGIVLVLYFVLGSIDIYGANSAAVEQALNSLQTFQTLLGAQIGSIITLGIGPIVTASIVLQMMVGSELLPWDTNTDAGQQKFQATQKLLAYVLTIVQAFGYVLSGTFGNVTGSPALIFLLAGQISLGGWLIIMMDDLVQKWGFGSGVGLFIAAGVSKQVYVAIISPLTTSGTLYWMVNGNPVGAIFRFVTTLEFTSLLPIISTALVFAAVVYMQIMKVEIPLTFGNVRGFGQKWPLKFLYTSNMPVILIAALVSNFQILGTTLAGADGCSLLGCVNSSGQASSGLIGLLTAPTQFVTNLISGGAASINILSEASVAGLSIPVLSTQTGSLFHVLFYLSVYTFGSMLFSIFWVKTSGQDADSVADQIQQTGMKVPGFRKDKRVIKKVLNRYIPGLTILSGLVVGLLAGVANMTQAAGGGTGILLTVMILYRLYEQLAQKHMEELHPAMKDFMQ; encoded by the coding sequence ATGTCAGCACTACTTCAGGCAGCGAGCTACCTACCTAGCGTAGAGGAACCAGATAAGGAACAGACCCTGAAACAGATGCTGACATGGACAGGGATCGTACTTGTACTGTACTTCGTCCTAGGTTCTATTGATATATACGGAGCAAACTCTGCAGCAGTTGAACAGGCACTTAACAGTCTTCAGACATTCCAGACACTGCTTGGAGCACAGATCGGATCAATAATTACTCTAGGTATTGGACCTATCGTAACAGCTTCCATTGTCCTCCAGATGATGGTAGGATCTGAGCTTCTTCCATGGGATACTAACACCGATGCAGGACAGCAGAAATTCCAGGCAACACAGAAACTACTTGCCTATGTATTAACAATTGTCCAGGCATTCGGATACGTCCTATCAGGCACATTCGGCAATGTAACAGGGAGTCCGGCACTCATATTTTTGCTTGCAGGACAGATATCCCTCGGAGGATGGCTGATCATAATGATGGATGACCTAGTCCAGAAATGGGGATTCGGATCAGGAGTAGGCTTGTTCATCGCAGCCGGAGTATCAAAACAGGTGTATGTAGCTATCATATCACCTCTGACGACTTCAGGAACCCTCTACTGGATGGTGAACGGAAACCCGGTAGGAGCCATATTCCGGTTTGTAACGACACTGGAATTTACCTCCCTCTTACCCATAATCTCAACCGCGTTAGTATTTGCAGCAGTGGTATACATGCAGATAATGAAAGTAGAAATTCCTCTCACCTTCGGAAATGTCAGAGGATTCGGCCAGAAATGGCCTCTCAAGTTCCTTTACACATCGAACATGCCTGTAATTCTAATCGCAGCACTCGTCTCCAACTTCCAAATCCTGGGTACAACGTTAGCAGGAGCGGACGGATGCAGCTTACTGGGATGTGTCAACTCAAGTGGACAGGCATCCTCCGGTCTAATCGGTCTTCTAACAGCTCCCACCCAGTTTGTCACCAACCTAATTTCAGGTGGAGCCGCCAGCATAAATATACTATCCGAAGCATCAGTAGCCGGACTCAGCATCCCTGTACTAAGCACTCAGACAGGGAGTCTATTCCACGTACTGTTCTATCTATCCGTCTACACATTCGGTTCAATGCTGTTCTCTATCTTTTGGGTCAAAACATCAGGACAAGACGCAGACTCCGTCGCAGACCAGATACAACAAACCGGTATGAAAGTGCCGGGATTCAGAAAGGATAAACGAGTTATCAAAAAAGTGCTTAACCGTTACATCCCAGGACTAACAATATTATCAGGACTTGTGGTAGGTCTTCTAGCAGGGGTGGCCAATATGACACAGGCAGCCGGTGGAGGGACCGGGATCCTGCTGACAGTTATGATTCTTTATAGGCTGTACGAGCAGCTGGCGCAGAAGCACA
- a CDS encoding 50S ribosomal protein L15, translating to MTKRRSKKNKSGSHGHGSSKKNRGAGSRGGRGNAGRGKKAKHEKMTEDGLHKLGEKGEGFKDAEDQTGINLRDIDQRIESFIEAGLAEETDNGYVFNAEEAGYEKILGSGQLTQEIEIHAEKFSSTAERKIEEAGAKAVKVGEEE from the coding sequence ATGACAAAAAGAAGATCAAAGAAGAACAAATCCGGAAGCCACGGACATGGCTCAAGCAAGAAAAACCGGGGAGCAGGAAGCAGAGGTGGAAGAGGAAACGCTGGAAGAGGAAAGAAGGCGAAACACGAAAAAATGACAGAAGACGGACTCCACAAGCTTGGAGAGAAAGGAGAAGGATTCAAGGATGCCGAAGACCAGACCGGGATCAACCTCAGAGACATTGACCAGAGAATTGAAAGCTTTATTGAAGCAGGACTCGCAGAAGAGACAGACAACGGCTACGTATTTAATGCTGAAGAAGCAGGATACGAGAAGATTCTCGGATCCGGACAACTTACACAAGAAATAGAGATTCACGCAGAAAAGTTCTCCTCAACAGCTGAAAGAAAGATTGAAGAAGCAGGAGCCAAAGCAGTTAAAGTCGGAGAAGAAGAATAA
- the rpsE gene encoding 30S ribosomal protein S5 → MADQEMEEEEIWKPKTKLGKKVANGQITDIVEALESDYKIMEGEIADQLTDLEEEVILIGGTPGKGGGKRRTVSKRTARMHKSGERYSTKAMSVLGDKRNVIGLGEGTANDTRAAIEDANRKAKLNLIQITRGCGSWECSCGTKHTVPFEVEGNSGSVTVTVKPAPKGIGLACSDELKKMFELAGYTDVWVNARGTTRTRENLMKAAFKALKKVEEYKQE, encoded by the coding sequence ATGGCTGACCAAGAAATGGAGGAAGAGGAGATCTGGAAACCGAAGACAAAACTCGGGAAAAAAGTAGCAAACGGCCAAATAACAGACATAGTAGAAGCACTTGAATCAGACTACAAAATAATGGAAGGAGAGATCGCCGACCAACTCACAGACCTTGAAGAAGAAGTAATCCTGATCGGAGGAACACCTGGAAAAGGAGGCGGAAAAAGAAGAACAGTATCCAAGAGAACCGCCCGGATGCACAAATCAGGTGAAAGATACTCAACAAAAGCAATGTCAGTACTAGGAGACAAAAGAAACGTAATCGGGCTCGGAGAAGGAACAGCGAACGACACCCGGGCAGCAATCGAAGACGCAAACCGGAAAGCCAAACTCAACCTCATTCAGATAACAAGGGGATGCGGTTCCTGGGAATGCTCATGTGGAACAAAACACACAGTACCATTCGAAGTAGAAGGAAACTCAGGTTCAGTGACAGTAACAGTAAAACCAGCACCAAAAGGAATCGGGCTTGCATGCTCAGACGAACTGAAGAAAATGTTTGAACTCGCAGGATACACAGACGTATGGGTAAACGCAAGAGGAACTACAAGAACCCGGGAAAACCTGATGAAAGCAGCCTTCAAAGCCCTCAAAAAAGTAGAAGAATACAAACAGGAGTAA
- a CDS encoding 50S ribosomal protein L18, translated as MADNTNYEVPFRRRREQKTDYKQRRTLLKSGKPRAVVRLSNNHTRVHIAHYDRDGDKNTAQTVSKELEDHGWEYHTGNLPATYLTGYLAGMKADVDEAVLDLGIKETKKGGKMFAALQGLKDAGVEIPAGEEVIPEESRLRGEHIKEMTGNNVPENFETVKENIEGELE; from the coding sequence ATGGCAGATAACACTAACTACGAAGTACCATTTAGAAGGAGAAGAGAGCAGAAAACCGACTACAAGCAGAGAAGGACCCTGCTGAAATCAGGTAAACCAAGAGCAGTAGTAAGACTTTCAAACAACCATACTAGAGTACATATCGCCCACTACGACAGAGATGGAGACAAGAACACTGCACAGACAGTCAGCAAAGAACTGGAAGACCACGGATGGGAGTACCACACCGGAAACCTTCCAGCAACATACCTGACAGGTTATCTGGCGGGGATGAAAGCAGATGTAGATGAAGCAGTACTCGATTTAGGAATCAAAGAAACCAAAAAAGGTGGAAAAATGTTCGCAGCTCTACAAGGACTTAAAGACGCTGGAGTAGAAATCCCTGCAGGAGAAGAGGTAATACCTGAAGAATCAAGACTCAGAGGCGAACACATCAAGGAAATGACAGGCAATAACGTACCTGAAAACTTTGAAACCGTAAAGGAAAATATCGAAGGTGAACTAGAATAA
- a CDS encoding 50S ribosomal protein L19e, protein MTDLKSQKRMAAEVMDVGKTRVRIDPGEQEKVEEAITRQDIRNLVESGVIEKRDVKGTSKARSKEIKKQKKKGRRKGHGNRKGKKTARKGSKKKWMERIRAIRKRLKEMKEEGEVDNDTYWSLYDRAKGGFFRDTKHLENHVENKLE, encoded by the coding sequence ATGACAGACCTTAAATCACAGAAAAGGATGGCAGCAGAAGTAATGGATGTAGGAAAAACCAGGGTCAGAATCGATCCTGGAGAACAAGAGAAAGTAGAGGAAGCCATCACACGACAGGACATCAGAAACCTAGTTGAGTCAGGCGTAATCGAGAAAAGAGATGTTAAAGGAACTTCCAAGGCCAGAAGCAAAGAAATCAAGAAACAGAAGAAGAAAGGAAGAAGAAAAGGTCACGGAAACAGGAAAGGAAAAAAGACAGCAAGAAAAGGATCAAAGAAAAAATGGATGGAAAGAATCAGAGCGATCAGAAAAAGACTCAAAGAGATGAAGGAAGAAGGAGAAGTTGACAACGACACATACTGGAGCCTCTATGACAGAGCGAAAGGAGGATTCTTCAGAGACACAAAACACTTGGAAAACCACGTGGAGAACAAGCTGGAGTGA
- a CDS encoding 50S ribosomal protein L32e produces MSDKFKRENSHKKTQTPESWRRPKGGHSRIRLEVNGAPAKPKAGYRTDTEVRGLHPSGYEEVMIHNTGDLEDIDPETEAARIGSTVGGRKRAKIIEKADEEDIKVLNGEKEGEEE; encoded by the coding sequence ATGAGTGACAAATTCAAGAGAGAAAACAGCCACAAGAAAACTCAGACACCTGAATCGTGGAGAAGACCGAAAGGAGGGCATTCCAGAATAAGACTTGAGGTAAACGGCGCACCTGCAAAACCAAAGGCAGGATACCGTACAGATACAGAAGTAAGAGGACTCCACCCATCAGGATACGAAGAAGTAATGATCCACAATACAGGCGACCTGGAAGATATAGACCCGGAGACAGAAGCAGCAAGAATCGGATCAACAGTAGGCGGAAGAAAAAGAGCAAAGATAATTGAAAAAGCTGATGAAGAAGATATCAAAGTACTGAACGGAGAAAAAGAAGGTGAGGAAGAATGA
- a CDS encoding 50S ribosomal protein L6: MIEMEETIELPEGFEAEYTDGVLTVEGHDEKVEKKMQHALVEVEANKDEIEISTKETRKDIQSIVSTFRSHTENIIEGLQSEHVYKMKGVYAHFPMTIKQQSNKVLIENFMGERNPREINVEDGVTVEIDGEDLTIRGPDKDAVSQTAGKIEQACKKGNRDPRTFQDGVYITSRGEK, encoded by the coding sequence GTGATCGAAATGGAAGAAACAATTGAACTACCAGAGGGCTTCGAAGCAGAATACACAGATGGAGTACTTACAGTTGAAGGACACGATGAAAAAGTAGAGAAGAAAATGCAGCACGCACTGGTAGAAGTCGAAGCCAATAAAGACGAGATAGAGATCTCCACCAAAGAGACAAGAAAGGATATACAGAGTATTGTAAGCACATTCAGAAGCCACACAGAAAACATAATTGAAGGGCTCCAAAGCGAACACGTCTACAAAATGAAAGGCGTATACGCCCACTTCCCAATGACAATCAAACAGCAATCAAACAAAGTACTTATCGAAAACTTCATGGGAGAGAGAAACCCACGAGAAATCAATGTTGAAGACGGAGTAACAGTTGAAATCGACGGCGAAGACCTCACAATAAGAGGTCCAGACAAAGATGCAGTAAGCCAGACCGCCGGAAAAATCGAACAGGCATGCAAAAAAGGAAACAGAGATCCCAGAACATTCCAAGACGGGGTCTACATCACAAGCAGAGGTGAAAAGTAA
- a CDS encoding 30S ribosomal protein S8: protein MQHDTLSDALSSINNAARQDRTHAKVSPTSNLIKNVLLKLQEEEYIGVFELIEDGKGGKFKVEVESALNKCEPIKPNFFVGSDEYTKWAKRYLPAQGFGKIIVTTPEGVLTHDEAVEKNVGGKLLGYVY from the coding sequence ATGCAACATGATACACTCAGCGACGCACTAAGCTCAATAAACAACGCAGCAAGACAGGACAGGACACACGCCAAAGTAAGTCCCACAAGCAACCTGATCAAGAACGTCCTCCTGAAACTACAGGAAGAAGAATACATCGGAGTCTTCGAACTGATCGAAGATGGAAAAGGAGGAAAATTCAAGGTAGAAGTAGAATCAGCATTAAACAAATGCGAACCGATCAAACCAAACTTCTTCGTAGGAAGTGACGAATACACAAAATGGGCTAAAAGATACCTGCCCGCTCAAGGATTCGGAAAAATCATTGTAACAACACCAGAAGGAGTACTCACCCACGATGAAGCAGTAGAAAAAAACGTGGGAGGAAAACTCTTAGGATACGTCTACTGA
- a CDS encoding 30S ribosomal protein S14: protein MTYEGVLEQIKHKKGKKEKFEKNNSPKERDYGKAKKECRRCGRTGRGVIGQYGLNYCRQCFREIAEEIGFEQLK from the coding sequence ATGACTTACGAAGGAGTACTTGAACAGATAAAACACAAGAAAGGAAAGAAAGAGAAATTCGAGAAAAACAACTCTCCAAAGGAAAGAGATTACGGAAAAGCCAAAAAAGAATGCAGAAGATGCGGAAGAACAGGTAGAGGAGTCATCGGCCAGTACGGACTCAACTACTGCAGACAATGCTTCCGAGAAATCGCAGAAGAAATCGGATTCGAACAGCTCAAATAG
- a CDS encoding 50S ribosomal protein L5 has translation MAENKMKKIQVSQVTVNIGIGQVSDDVEKAKDLLEKVTGKQAVKTESKEGSKKFGVRSGLEIGSMVTLRDEEAEEFLEKVLPAAEGIKKSSFDGNGNFGFGIPEYIDVPGVEYDSDIGMMGFEVAVKLERPGYRVKKRDHKPNEIGKEHKVSDDEAIEFIEDRFEIEVSK, from the coding sequence ATGGCAGAAAACAAAATGAAGAAGATACAGGTCAGTCAGGTAACAGTAAATATTGGAATCGGGCAAGTAAGCGACGATGTAGAGAAGGCCAAAGACTTGCTGGAAAAGGTAACAGGAAAACAAGCAGTCAAAACCGAATCAAAAGAAGGATCCAAAAAGTTTGGGGTGAGATCCGGACTTGAAATCGGATCAATGGTAACACTTAGAGACGAAGAAGCAGAAGAGTTCCTGGAAAAAGTACTGCCTGCAGCAGAAGGAATCAAAAAATCATCATTCGACGGAAACGGAAACTTCGGATTCGGAATCCCGGAGTACATAGATGTACCGGGCGTAGAATATGACTCCGACATCGGCATGATGGGATTCGAAGTCGCAGTAAAACTAGAAAGACCAGGATACCGTGTAAAGAAAAGAGACCACAAGCCAAATGAAATCGGGAAAGAACACAAAGTATCCGACGACGAAGCAATCGAATTCATCGAAGACCGGTTCGAAATCGAGGTGAGTAAATAA
- a CDS encoding 50S ribosomal protein L24, with translation MTQKTENWSKEWKSSKNPSKQRKYRDNAPLHVKDKLVSANASQELRNELGTRTVKVRTGDRAKVMRGDESGAEGIINNIDRENTVVYIDGIDNERNDGSLQQKALRPSNLQIVALNVEDSNRLEKFEVDDYESIQVDEEELEEALEEDEEQEMMQQMQSGESGAHEQFEDEETEEKIEEAVEEQEEEEEADEDEETTAEVDYNEVVSGTISDSKDEIKEIENPDFDALIEAEKDNKDRKTLKEYLENQKE, from the coding sequence ATGACACAGAAAACAGAGAACTGGAGCAAAGAATGGAAATCAAGCAAGAACCCCTCCAAACAGAGGAAATACAGAGATAATGCACCTCTACACGTAAAGGATAAACTGGTTTCAGCCAACGCTTCACAGGAACTCAGAAATGAACTTGGAACCCGGACAGTAAAGGTAAGAACCGGCGACAGAGCGAAAGTGATGAGAGGAGATGAATCAGGCGCAGAAGGTATAATCAATAATATCGATAGAGAAAACACAGTAGTCTACATTGACGGAATCGATAATGAAAGGAACGATGGCTCACTTCAGCAGAAAGCGCTCAGACCCTCCAATCTTCAGATAGTAGCACTGAACGTAGAAGATTCTAACAGACTGGAGAAGTTCGAGGTCGACGACTATGAATCAATCCAGGTAGACGAAGAAGAACTGGAAGAAGCACTTGAAGAAGACGAGGAACAGGAAATGATGCAGCAGATGCAGTCCGGAGAATCAGGAGCACACGAACAGTTTGAAGACGAAGAAACTGAAGAAAAGATAGAGGAAGCAGTGGAAGAGCAGGAAGAAGAGGAGGAAGCTGACGAGGACGAAGAAACAACTGCAGAAGTTGATTATAATGAAGTTGTATCAGGAACAATCAGCGACTCAAAGGACGAGATCAAAGAAATAGAGAATCCTGACTTCGACGCACTTATCGAAGCAGAAAAAGACAACAAAGACAGGAAAACCCTCAAAGAATACCTAGAGAACCAAAAAGAGTGA
- the rpl14p gene encoding 50S ribosomal protein L14 (binds to the 23S rRNA between the centers for peptidyl transferase and GTPase) yields the protein MKPIGSNITKTLDIGAELTCADNSGAKKLEIIGVKTRQGRRSRRDSAGIGDVVMVKILKGDQEVKNQVFEAVVVRQRKEFQRPNGLRVKFEDNAAVLVEETGLPKGSVTRGPIAKEVVERYTPIGKIASQVV from the coding sequence ATGAAACCGATCGGATCCAATATCACAAAAACCCTGGACATCGGAGCAGAACTTACATGCGCAGACAACTCGGGAGCTAAGAAACTGGAGATAATCGGAGTCAAAACACGACAGGGAAGAAGAAGTAGAAGAGACTCAGCAGGAATCGGCGATGTTGTCATGGTCAAAATTCTAAAAGGAGACCAAGAAGTCAAAAATCAGGTCTTCGAGGCAGTTGTTGTGAGACAGAGAAAAGAGTTCCAGAGACCAAACGGACTCAGGGTCAAGTTCGAAGACAACGCAGCAGTACTCGTAGAGGAGACGGGGCTTCCAAAAGGATCCGTAACAAGAGGACCGATTGCAAAAGAAGTAGTTGAAAGATACACTCCAATCGGGAAAATCGCATCACAGGTAGTCTGA
- the rpsQ gene encoding 30S ribosomal protein S17, protein MAQQEAQKSTSIEFPTRGSSFTGTVESTKMEKSATVRWEHSQKVPKYERYERRNTKITSHVPEDLEVEEGDEVRIEETKPISKTKSTVITEIIEE, encoded by the coding sequence TTGGCACAGCAAGAAGCACAAAAATCAACGAGCATAGAGTTTCCTACTAGAGGGAGCTCCTTCACAGGAACAGTAGAATCTACAAAGATGGAGAAATCAGCAACAGTAAGATGGGAACACAGCCAGAAAGTTCCAAAATATGAGAGATACGAAAGACGCAACACCAAGATCACTTCACACGTACCTGAAGACCTTGAAGTAGAAGAAGGCGATGAGGTAAGAATTGAAGAGACAAAGCCTATCTCAAAAACCAAAAGCACAGTCATAACCGAAATAATTGAAGAGTGA
- a CDS encoding nucleotide-binding protein, which produces MTKTVVDTNILISLLNKDDPNNQRAVKLLGKLNQEGGLFINTVVYSELAVYFDSKQKLDSFLEDTGIRFEALSKDASQLAGKKFSEYLENRGEKLQCPRCGTENQLKCRKCETNLSRRQHVNPDFLIGSHAIQQADQLASLDTGFHREYFPELEVVS; this is translated from the coding sequence GTGACCAAGACCGTAGTTGACACCAACATACTGATATCACTCTTGAACAAGGATGATCCCAATAATCAACGGGCGGTAAAACTTCTTGGAAAGTTGAATCAAGAAGGAGGCCTATTCATAAATACCGTGGTATACAGCGAGCTGGCAGTTTACTTCGATTCCAAACAGAAACTGGACAGCTTTCTCGAAGACACAGGAATCCGATTCGAAGCCCTGAGTAAGGATGCTTCCCAACTGGCTGGAAAGAAATTTTCAGAATACCTGGAAAACAGAGGAGAAAAACTCCAGTGCCCCAGATGCGGGACAGAAAACCAACTAAAATGCCGGAAATGCGAAACAAACCTGAGCCGAAGACAACACGTTAACCCCGACTTTTTGATAGGCAGCCACGCCATCCAACAGGCCGACCAACTCGCTAGTCTGGATACCGGATTCCACAGAGAATACTTCCCAGAACTAGAAGTAGTATCCTGA
- a CDS encoding AbrB family transcriptional regulator — translation MTTVTEKGQVTIPKKVREKTGISPGDDLKFNIEDGEIKIRKNTEENPFKRWEGVLKTGKKTEEIMEELRGDQDRS, via the coding sequence ATGACTACTGTAACAGAGAAAGGACAAGTAACAATTCCAAAGAAGGTAAGAGAAAAAACCGGTATAAGCCCTGGCGATGACCTGAAATTTAATATCGAAGATGGAGAAATAAAGATCCGAAAAAACACAGAAGAGAATCCATTCAAGAGATGGGAAGGCGTACTAAAGACCGGGAAGAAAACAGAGGAGATAATGGAGGAGCTACGCGGTGACCAAGACCGTAGTTGA